Proteins encoded by one window of Vibrio panuliri:
- a CDS encoding AsmA family protein produces MSKRLSYFVALLLLIIAATAVALYAALRSSYATTLVNQAFTLASLKVQVENVRYTPPLQFKLEGVTIEEDSPIYLPSSELWLSAELPKDHRWQLEALVIEGANLSFDQAQTLSTLKFDTKQLALKHTDFTWGELSARNIDVQIENPQWENAHLLPYGNIQFAAEQLYYQGNALNNVLIDLNYQTKDSTLYGASFEWNGAKISGQAEQYPQGWSLINVTVNGLNVSDEQTDLRWLDNVVQQGWIADINSLDLLQSNIHWHGIELLNLDLSIEKLNPNQSIWQQDNGYLSFNADTLRYQDEQFVEPSATIKFSSQTIEVSELDSDWQQGRVQLQGQITPNSVQLKSLSLSGVKWLDVTPSQLAQLSQWTQKIEQLSIEHLDISNAQMIQLTDKPFWQVSGLNVEGKQLRLKQDNQLGLWQGSLQLTANSASYAQYLTTQAIIEMRQQNDVWQLNRLFLPLESGYIEASGEWNTQPISAPWQLNLTIDGLPINQELSPYYFEGMLDAHAQLNGLAGDYTMLAHSLSGQVSAALRESHLTLTDSNKKPQFSRDFHVDNLSITADRGRITLSAPQEGQGVELAGKIDLTKPELATVMLQIDDKCQRLQADLAGKSHQLTDVCPQLNSQQSSLESSKAL; encoded by the coding sequence TTGAGTAAACGACTAAGTTATTTTGTAGCGCTATTGCTTTTGATCATCGCAGCCACAGCAGTGGCACTCTATGCGGCTCTGCGCAGTTCGTATGCCACGACTCTTGTTAATCAAGCCTTCACACTCGCCTCGCTTAAGGTTCAAGTTGAAAACGTTCGCTATACCCCTCCGTTACAGTTCAAACTCGAAGGTGTCACTATCGAAGAAGACTCACCAATCTACTTGCCGAGCAGCGAACTGTGGCTCAGTGCTGAGTTGCCCAAAGATCATCGCTGGCAACTTGAGGCGCTGGTGATTGAGGGCGCCAATCTTTCATTTGATCAGGCTCAGACGTTAAGCACACTCAAGTTCGATACTAAGCAGTTGGCACTAAAACACACAGACTTTACTTGGGGTGAGCTATCAGCCCGCAATATCGATGTGCAAATTGAAAATCCTCAATGGGAAAATGCCCATCTGCTGCCCTATGGCAACATTCAATTTGCTGCGGAGCAACTCTACTACCAAGGCAATGCACTAAACAACGTGCTGATTGATCTCAATTATCAAACCAAAGACAGCACTCTTTATGGCGCATCTTTCGAATGGAATGGTGCCAAAATTTCTGGGCAAGCAGAGCAGTATCCGCAGGGCTGGTCGTTAATCAACGTAACCGTTAATGGCCTCAACGTGTCCGATGAGCAGACTGATCTACGTTGGTTGGACAATGTCGTGCAACAAGGTTGGATCGCCGATATTAATAGCCTTGATCTCTTGCAAAGCAATATTCACTGGCATGGCATCGAACTGCTCAACCTCGATCTCTCTATTGAGAAACTCAATCCTAACCAGTCGATTTGGCAGCAAGACAACGGGTATTTGTCTTTTAATGCCGATACGTTGCGCTACCAAGACGAACAATTTGTCGAGCCGAGCGCCACTATCAAGTTCTCCTCTCAAACGATTGAAGTCAGTGAACTGGACAGTGACTGGCAGCAAGGACGAGTGCAACTGCAAGGTCAAATAACACCGAACAGTGTGCAACTAAAGTCCCTATCACTCTCTGGCGTTAAATGGCTGGATGTCACGCCTTCTCAACTGGCACAACTCTCCCAATGGACACAGAAGATAGAGCAGCTGAGCATCGAGCATCTAGACATCAGTAATGCACAAATGATTCAACTGACCGACAAACCATTTTGGCAAGTCTCTGGGCTCAATGTTGAAGGAAAGCAATTACGCTTGAAACAAGATAACCAGCTTGGATTGTGGCAGGGTTCATTGCAACTAACAGCAAACAGCGCCAGCTATGCTCAATACCTCACCACCCAGGCGATTATCGAAATGCGTCAGCAAAACGACGTGTGGCAATTGAATCGGCTATTTCTGCCATTAGAAAGCGGTTATATCGAAGCGTCTGGAGAGTGGAACACGCAACCAATCAGTGCACCATGGCAACTCAATCTCACCATTGATGGGCTACCAATCAATCAAGAACTCTCGCCGTATTATTTTGAAGGGATGCTTGATGCGCACGCACAACTCAATGGCTTAGCCGGAGATTATACGATGTTGGCTCACTCACTCTCAGGCCAAGTGTCTGCTGCGTTACGAGAAAGCCATTTGACCCTGACAGACTCAAACAAAAAGCCTCAATTTAGTCGGGATTTCCACGTAGATAACCTAAGTATCACTGCAGATCGAGGAAGAATAACCCTCTCAGCACCACAAGAGGGACAAGGCGTTGAACTCGCAGGCAAAATTGATTTAACCAAACCAGAACTCGCAACGGTAATGCTGCAAATTGACGATAAGTGCCAAAGGCTACAAGCCGACCTTGCCGGAAAAAGCCATCAGTTAACCGATGTCTGCCCGCAACTTAACTCTCAACAATCCAGTCTAGAGTCGAGTAAGGCATTGTAG
- the pckA gene encoding phosphoenolpyruvate carboxykinase (ATP) has translation MTVMEHTKAATIDLSKHGLYDVKEVVRNPSYEMLFEEETRADLQGYERGVVTELGAVAVDTGIFTGRSPKDKYIVKDATTEEHMWWTSDAVKNDNKPINQAVWNDLKQLVTSQLSGKRLFVIDGYCGANPDTRLSIRVITEVAWQAHFVKNMFIRPTEEELASFEPDFVVMNGAKCTNQKWEEHGLNSENFTVFNLTERTQLIGGTWYGGEMKKGMFAMMNYFLPLKDIASMHCSANMGEEGDVAIFFGLSGTGKTTLSTDPKRALIGDDEHGWDDDGVFNFEGGCYAKTIKLSKEAEPDIYNAIRRDALLENVTVRNDGSIDFDDGSKTENTRVSYPLHHIENIVKPVSKGGHANKVIFLSADAFGVLPPVSKLTPEQTKYHFLSGFTAKLAGTERGITEPTPTFSACFGAAFLTLHPTKYAEVLVKRMEAAGAEAYLVNTGWNGSGKRISIQDTRGIIDAILDGSIEKAETKHIPVFNLEVPTSLPGVDPSILDPRDTYVDPLQWESKAQDLAQRFINNFDKYTDNAEGKSLVAAGPQLD, from the coding sequence ATGACCGTTATGGAACATACTAAGGCTGCAACAATTGATCTTTCCAAACATGGGTTATATGACGTAAAAGAAGTGGTTAGAAACCCGAGCTATGAAATGCTTTTCGAAGAAGAAACTCGTGCCGATTTGCAAGGCTACGAGCGCGGGGTAGTTACCGAGCTTGGCGCTGTTGCAGTAGACACTGGGATCTTTACTGGACGCTCACCAAAAGACAAATACATCGTTAAAGATGCGACAACTGAAGAACACATGTGGTGGACATCAGACGCGGTGAAAAACGATAACAAACCGATCAACCAAGCGGTGTGGAATGATCTCAAGCAATTGGTCACCTCGCAGCTTTCTGGTAAACGCTTATTTGTTATTGACGGTTACTGTGGTGCTAACCCTGATACTCGACTCAGCATTCGAGTCATCACGGAAGTGGCATGGCAGGCTCACTTTGTGAAAAACATGTTCATTCGCCCAACAGAAGAAGAGCTGGCAAGCTTTGAACCTGATTTTGTGGTGATGAATGGCGCTAAATGCACTAACCAGAAATGGGAAGAGCATGGCTTGAACTCAGAAAACTTTACCGTGTTCAATTTAACTGAGCGCACGCAACTCATTGGCGGCACTTGGTATGGTGGCGAGATGAAGAAGGGCATGTTCGCCATGATGAACTACTTCTTGCCATTGAAAGATATTGCCTCAATGCACTGTAGCGCCAACATGGGTGAAGAAGGCGATGTTGCGATCTTCTTTGGTCTATCTGGCACAGGTAAAACCACGCTTTCGACCGATCCTAAACGTGCACTGATCGGTGATGATGAGCACGGCTGGGATGATGATGGTGTATTCAACTTCGAGGGCGGTTGTTACGCGAAAACCATTAAACTATCTAAAGAGGCCGAGCCAGATATCTACAACGCAATCCGCCGTGACGCATTGCTAGAAAACGTGACCGTGCGTAATGACGGTTCGATTGATTTCGACGATGGTTCGAAAACTGAAAATACCCGCGTATCCTACCCGCTGCATCATATTGAGAATATCGTTAAGCCGGTATCAAAAGGTGGACATGCAAACAAGGTTATCTTCCTTTCTGCGGACGCATTTGGCGTGCTACCGCCAGTGTCAAAGTTAACCCCTGAGCAAACCAAGTACCATTTCCTATCGGGCTTTACTGCTAAATTGGCAGGCACCGAGCGTGGTATCACTGAGCCAACGCCAACGTTCTCGGCGTGTTTTGGGGCGGCATTCTTAACCCTGCACCCAACGAAATACGCTGAAGTATTGGTGAAACGTATGGAAGCAGCAGGTGCTGAAGCTTACCTTGTAAACACCGGTTGGAACGGCAGCGGAAAACGTATCTCTATCCAAGATACGCGTGGCATTATTGACGCCATCCTCGATGGCTCTATCGAAAAAGCTGAAACCAAACATATTCCGGTCTTTAACCTCGAGGTGCCAACCTCACTACCGGGTGTTGATCCATCAATTCTTGATCCTCGTGATACATATGTTGACCCACTTCAGTGGGAGAGCAAAGCGCAAGATCTTGCACAACGGTTTATCAACAACTTTGATAAATACACTGACAATGCAGAAGGCAAATCACTCGTTGCAGCTGGTCCACAACTAGATTAG
- the hslO gene encoding Hsp33 family molecular chaperone HslO: MKNNVLNRYLFEELSVRGEMVQLDEAYQRIIASKEYPVALQKLLGELLVSTTLLTATLKFEGSITIQLQGDGPVSLAVINGDHDQKIRGVARWEGEIAENATLHEMMGKGYLVITIEPKKGERYQGVVGLEGENLTQVIENYFANSEQLKTRLWIRTGEHEGKAHAAGMLIQVMPDGTGTPDDFEHLEQLTNTIKDEELFGLGAQELLYRLYNQEKVRLFDPQPVEFHCGCSRERSGAAIITVERAEINDILAESGAVSLHCDYCGTTYSFDEAQISELFINAENGNDTVH; encoded by the coding sequence ATCAAAAACAATGTTTTAAACCGCTACCTATTCGAAGAACTATCAGTACGTGGCGAAATGGTGCAACTGGATGAAGCATACCAACGAATTATTGCTAGCAAGGAATACCCAGTAGCATTACAAAAGCTACTTGGCGAGCTACTCGTCTCAACGACGTTACTGACTGCCACTCTAAAGTTTGAAGGTTCTATTACCATCCAACTTCAAGGTGATGGCCCAGTATCACTTGCGGTAATCAATGGCGACCACGATCAAAAGATCCGTGGCGTAGCACGCTGGGAAGGCGAAATCGCCGAGAATGCGACCCTGCATGAAATGATGGGTAAAGGTTACCTTGTGATCACTATCGAACCGAAGAAAGGCGAACGCTACCAAGGTGTTGTCGGTCTTGAAGGTGAGAACCTAACTCAAGTGATTGAAAACTACTTTGCGAACTCAGAGCAGCTAAAAACTCGCCTTTGGATTCGCACCGGTGAACATGAAGGCAAAGCGCATGCCGCTGGTATGCTGATTCAGGTGATGCCGGATGGTACAGGTACTCCGGATGACTTTGAACACCTTGAGCAACTAACCAATACGATTAAAGACGAAGAGTTGTTTGGCCTTGGCGCGCAAGAACTGTTGTACCGTCTATACAACCAAGAAAAAGTACGTCTATTTGACCCTCAACCAGTAGAGTTCCACTGTGGCTGTTCACGCGAGCGCAGCGGTGCCGCGATCATTACCGTAGAACGTGCTGAAATTAATGACATTTTGGCGGAGTCTGGCGCAGTATCTTTACATTGTGATTACTGTGGTACAACATATTCATTTGATGAAGCACAGATTTCTGAGCTATTTATCAATGCTGAAAATGGTAACGATACAGTGCATTAA
- the hslR gene encoding ribosome-associated heat shock protein Hsp15, producing the protein MSSPAEAVRLDKWLWAARFYKTRSIARNMVDGGKVHYNGQRSKPSKTVELGAIITLRQGNEEKTVTIEKISGQRRGAPEAQTLYSETAESMAKREENALRRKLNAHNPSPERRPDKKQRRDIIKFKHQ; encoded by the coding sequence ATGAGTTCCCCAGCAGAAGCAGTAAGATTGGATAAATGGCTTTGGGCTGCACGATTTTACAAAACGCGCTCCATCGCGCGAAATATGGTTGATGGCGGTAAAGTCCATTATAATGGACAACGAAGCAAACCAAGTAAAACTGTTGAGCTAGGAGCCATCATTACCTTAAGACAAGGTAATGAAGAGAAAACAGTGACTATTGAGAAGATCTCTGGTCAGCGTCGTGGCGCACCTGAAGCTCAAACCCTCTACAGTGAAACCGCAGAGAGTATGGCGAAGCGCGAAGAAAACGCCCTAAGACGAAAACTCAATGCGCACAACCCTAGCCCCGAACGCCGCCCTGATAAGAAGCAGCGCCGCGATATAATCAAGTTTAAACATCAATAA
- the gspC gene encoding type II secretion system protein GspC: MKLSHRSSALQKFIANQARVSALLTITLLLLTAWILGRLIWFPYQQVEVTKWQPSSSVSQVSETRLDTANLYNSHLFGEFQAAVKPSAKPKLEDAPKSRLNVIVVGVVTSSDPQKSLAVVAKGGKQATYGINEVIEGTRAKLVQVQSDRIIVDNAGRNETVMLEGLKFTAPVAKPQTKAATPLSQDKLNKIRVDITSNPQLLFEYVRMSPLKRDGKISGYRLSPGSSRELFDSVGLKEGDVATHLNGKDLRNMSAMAEIYKNLSDLTELNLTVERNGQPYDIYIEL; encoded by the coding sequence GTGAAGCTCAGCCATCGTTCTTCAGCTCTACAAAAGTTTATTGCCAATCAAGCGCGGGTGAGCGCTTTACTGACAATCACCTTATTGTTGCTTACCGCGTGGATCTTAGGGCGTTTAATCTGGTTTCCATATCAACAAGTTGAAGTCACCAAATGGCAGCCAAGTTCATCGGTCAGCCAAGTGAGTGAGACGCGCCTTGATACCGCTAACTTGTACAACAGCCATCTGTTCGGTGAGTTTCAAGCAGCGGTAAAACCTAGCGCAAAGCCCAAGCTTGAAGATGCTCCGAAAAGTCGTCTCAATGTTATTGTGGTTGGCGTGGTGACAAGCTCTGATCCGCAAAAGAGTTTGGCGGTCGTTGCCAAGGGTGGCAAACAGGCGACGTATGGGATTAATGAAGTGATTGAAGGCACACGCGCTAAACTGGTTCAAGTTCAATCGGATCGCATTATTGTTGATAACGCTGGGCGTAATGAAACCGTCATGCTGGAAGGTTTAAAGTTCACCGCTCCAGTCGCTAAGCCTCAAACTAAGGCTGCGACCCCGCTCAGTCAGGATAAGCTGAACAAAATTCGTGTCGATATTACCAGTAATCCACAGCTTCTTTTTGAATATGTTCGTATGTCGCCCCTCAAGCGCGATGGTAAAATCTCAGGCTATCGCTTAAGTCCGGGTAGTAGCCGCGAACTGTTTGACTCGGTCGGCTTGAAAGAGGGCGATGTGGCGACGCATCTTAATGGAAAAGATTTGCGCAATATGTCGGCAATGGCTGAAATCTATAAGAATCTATCAGACTTAACTGAACTGAATTTAACCGTAGAGCGTAATGGACAACCCTACGATATCTATATCGAATTGTAA
- the gspD gene encoding type II secretion system secretin GspD, translating into MKHWLKKSAWLLAAMLVASPMATASEYSASFKGTDIQEFINIVGRNLEKTIIVDPSVRGKIDVRSYDTLSEDQYYSFFLNVLEVYGYAVVEMDNGVLKVIKSKDAKTSAIPVVGDGNVKGDEVVTRVVAVRNVSVRELSPLLRQLNDNAGAGNVVHYDPANIILITGRAAVVNRLADIIKRVDQAGDKEIELVELKNASAAEMVRIVDALNKSSENKNTPEFLQPKLVADDRTNSVLISGDPQVRTRLRKLIQQLDVEMATKGNNQVVYLKYAKAEDLVDVLKGVSDNLQAEKTSGAKNTRSSNNEVVIAAHASTNALVITAPPSIMAALQNVIAQLDIRRAQVLIEALIVEMAEGDGINLGVQWGSLETGAVIQYGNTQAPIGNVLVGLEEAKDQTRTEYYTDNNGNRRPYEVTESGDYSTLASALKGVNGAAVSLVMGDWTALLTAVSSDSNSNILSSPSITVMDNGEASFIVGEEVPVLTGSAAGSNNDNPFQTVDRKEVGIKLKVVPQINEGNSVQLNIEQEVSNVLGANGAVDVRFAKRQLNTSVIVEDGQMIVLGGLIDERALESESKVPLLGDIPVLGHLFKSTSTQVEKKNLMVFIKPTIIRDGVTADGITQRKYNFIRAEQLYKSEQGLKLMDDSHIPVLPEFGQDRQHPAEIQAFIDQMESK; encoded by the coding sequence GTGAAGCATTGGCTTAAAAAAAGCGCATGGTTATTGGCGGCTATGTTGGTCGCCTCTCCGATGGCAACCGCGAGTGAATACAGTGCCAGTTTTAAAGGTACCGATATTCAAGAGTTCATCAATATCGTTGGTCGTAATCTAGAGAAAACCATCATTGTTGATCCATCTGTGCGCGGCAAAATTGATGTTCGTAGCTATGACACCTTGAGTGAAGATCAGTACTACAGCTTCTTTCTTAATGTCCTAGAAGTGTATGGTTACGCCGTTGTTGAAATGGACAATGGCGTACTTAAAGTCATCAAATCAAAAGATGCTAAGACTTCTGCGATTCCAGTTGTGGGTGATGGTAACGTCAAAGGTGACGAAGTCGTCACTCGCGTGGTCGCCGTTCGTAATGTCTCAGTACGTGAGTTGTCGCCTCTATTACGCCAGCTCAATGACAATGCTGGTGCAGGTAACGTTGTGCATTACGACCCTGCCAATATTATTTTGATTACAGGGCGAGCAGCGGTTGTGAATCGCTTAGCCGATATCATCAAGCGCGTAGACCAAGCGGGTGATAAAGAGATTGAGTTGGTTGAGCTAAAGAATGCCTCAGCGGCCGAAATGGTGCGTATTGTGGATGCGCTGAACAAGAGCAGTGAAAATAAAAATACTCCAGAGTTCTTGCAGCCTAAGTTGGTGGCGGATGACCGTACTAACTCGGTTCTAATTTCAGGTGACCCACAGGTGCGTACGCGTCTGCGTAAGCTGATCCAACAACTGGATGTTGAGATGGCAACCAAAGGTAATAACCAAGTGGTTTACCTAAAATACGCCAAAGCGGAAGACTTAGTGGATGTGCTTAAGGGCGTGTCTGATAACCTCCAAGCAGAGAAAACTTCTGGGGCGAAAAATACTCGTTCATCAAATAATGAAGTGGTTATTGCCGCACATGCTTCCACCAACGCATTGGTGATCACGGCACCACCGTCGATTATGGCTGCACTGCAAAATGTGATTGCTCAGCTTGATATTCGTCGTGCCCAAGTGTTGATTGAGGCCTTGATTGTTGAGATGGCGGAGGGTGATGGTATCAACCTTGGCGTTCAATGGGGTTCTCTTGAGACGGGCGCGGTTATTCAGTATGGCAATACTCAAGCGCCGATTGGGAATGTGTTGGTTGGCTTAGAAGAAGCAAAAGATCAAACGCGCACGGAATATTACACGGATAACAATGGTAACCGCAGACCCTATGAAGTGACGGAATCAGGTGACTACAGCACGTTGGCTTCGGCATTAAAAGGGGTGAATGGTGCGGCAGTAAGCCTAGTGATGGGTGACTGGACCGCATTATTGACAGCGGTGTCGAGTGACTCTAACTCTAACATTCTATCCTCGCCAAGCATTACCGTGATGGATAACGGCGAAGCGTCGTTTATTGTTGGTGAAGAGGTGCCTGTTTTGACTGGTTCAGCGGCGGGTTCAAATAACGACAACCCGTTCCAAACCGTTGATCGTAAAGAGGTTGGCATTAAGCTTAAAGTCGTGCCACAAATTAACGAAGGTAACTCTGTTCAACTTAATATCGAACAAGAAGTCTCAAACGTGCTTGGGGCAAATGGTGCGGTGGACGTGCGGTTTGCTAAGCGCCAGTTGAATACATCCGTGATAGTTGAAGATGGTCAAATGATCGTTTTAGGTGGTTTGATTGATGAGCGCGCGTTGGAAAGTGAATCGAAAGTTCCTTTGCTGGGGGATATTCCCGTATTGGGTCACCTGTTTAAATCAACCAGTACTCAGGTTGAGAAGAAAAACCTCATGGTGTTTATCAAGCCAACCATTATTCGCGATGGTGTGACAGCTGATGGTATCACCCAGCGTAAGTACAACTTTATCCGTGCAGAGCAATTGTATAAGTCTGAGCAAGGTTTGAAGTTGATGGATGACAGTCATATTCCAGTATTGCCAGAGTTTGGTCAGGATCGCCAGCACCCAGCTGAAATCCAAGCCTTTATCGATCAAATGGAAAGCAAGTAA
- the gspE gene encoding type II secretion system ATPase GspE, whose protein sequence is MGMPRVMPQRRLPFSFAKRFNLVLERESSRVTLYYVAPLAIEALLEVRRVVSADFVLQAVSSDEFERKLTEVYQRDSSEARQLMEDIGADSDDFFSLAEDLPHDEDLLESEDDAPIIKLINAMLGEAIKEGASDIHIETFEKSLLIRFRVDGVLRDVLSPSRKLAPLLVSRVKVMARLDIAEKRVPQDGRISLRIGGRAVDVRVSTMPSSHGERVVMRLLDKNATRLDLHSLGMKTNTYQHFHTMIERPHGIILVTGPTGSGKSTTLYAGLQELNSDERNILTVEDPIEFDIDGIGQTQVNPKVDMTFARGLRAILRQDPDVVMVGEIRDLETAQIAVQASLTGHLVMSTLHTNTAIGAITRLRDMGIEPFLISSSLLGVLAQRLVRTLCSCKQPYQADSAQKALFGLTADDELTLYKPAGCDRCSGKGYRGRSGIYELLVVDEQVQELIHNEAGEQAIERAIRAKTPAIRDDGLEKVRQGITSLEEVMRVTKEG, encoded by the coding sequence ATGGGGATGCCGCGAGTGATGCCTCAGCGCCGTTTGCCGTTTAGCTTTGCTAAGCGTTTTAATCTCGTACTTGAGCGGGAGTCATCCAGAGTGACACTCTATTATGTCGCACCATTAGCAATAGAGGCATTGCTAGAGGTGCGTCGAGTGGTATCGGCGGACTTTGTTTTACAAGCAGTAAGTAGCGATGAGTTTGAGAGAAAGCTGACAGAGGTTTATCAGCGTGACTCTTCTGAAGCGCGGCAGTTGATGGAAGATATCGGCGCAGATAGTGATGATTTCTTCTCTCTGGCTGAAGATCTTCCCCATGATGAAGATTTGCTGGAATCAGAAGATGATGCGCCGATTATCAAGCTGATCAACGCCATGCTCGGTGAAGCGATCAAAGAGGGTGCATCTGATATCCATATCGAGACTTTCGAAAAGAGTTTGCTGATTCGTTTTCGCGTCGACGGCGTGTTACGAGATGTGCTGTCGCCAAGTCGCAAACTTGCGCCACTGTTGGTTTCGCGCGTTAAGGTTATGGCTCGCCTTGATATTGCAGAAAAGCGCGTACCTCAAGATGGTCGTATTTCGCTACGGATTGGTGGTCGAGCGGTGGATGTGCGCGTGTCGACGATGCCATCATCACATGGTGAACGAGTGGTGATGCGTCTGTTAGATAAAAATGCAACGCGCCTTGATTTGCATAGCTTGGGCATGAAAACCAACACTTATCAGCATTTCCATACCATGATTGAGCGACCGCATGGCATCATCTTGGTGACAGGACCAACAGGTTCCGGTAAATCCACCACCTTGTACGCAGGTCTGCAAGAGCTCAATAGTGATGAACGCAATATTCTAACGGTTGAAGACCCAATTGAGTTTGATATTGATGGCATTGGTCAAACACAAGTAAACCCTAAAGTAGACATGACGTTTGCCCGTGGCTTGCGCGCCATTTTACGTCAAGACCCGGATGTGGTTATGGTCGGTGAGATCCGCGACTTGGAAACCGCTCAGATTGCGGTGCAAGCTTCGTTGACCGGTCACCTAGTGATGTCGACATTACACACCAATACTGCGATAGGTGCGATTACCCGTCTGCGCGATATGGGCATTGAACCTTTCTTGATTTCGTCCTCACTACTTGGGGTGTTAGCGCAACGTTTGGTGCGCACCCTATGTTCATGTAAGCAGCCTTATCAAGCGGATAGCGCGCAGAAAGCCTTGTTTGGTTTAACCGCTGACGATGAACTGACCTTATATAAACCTGCAGGTTGCGATAGATGTAGCGGTAAAGGTTATCGTGGTCGTTCAGGTATTTATGAGCTACTGGTAGTGGATGAGCAAGTTCAAGAGTTGATTCACAATGAAGCGGGTGAACAAGCCATCGAGAGAGCGATTCGCGCTAAAACGCCTGCGATTCGTGACGACGGCTTAGAGAAAGTGCGCCAAGGTATCACCTCCCTTGAGGAAGTGATGCGCGTGACTAAGGAAGGCTAA
- the gspF gene encoding type II secretion system inner membrane protein GspF, whose translation MAAFEYKALNAQGKSQKGVLEGDNARQVRSRLKEQGLVPIDVVPTRAKSSKENVSSAQAAMTFKRGLSTPDLALITRQLSTLVQSGMPLEECLRAVSEQSEKARIRTMLLAVRAKVVEGHTLADGLADYPHIFDELFRSMVAAGEKSGHLDNVLERLADYAENRQKMRSKLQQALIYPVVLVVFAISIVAFLLASVVPKIVGQFVQMGQALPFSTQVLIAASEFVQNWWMHIALGIIAFTYLCRFALTKASVRLSWDRKVIGMPVIGKIARGLNTARFARTLSICTSSAIPILEGMRVAIDVMSNQYVKQQVLHAADRVREGASLRKSLEQTKLFPPMMLHMIASGEQSGELEGMLTRAADNQDANFESMVNISLGIFTPIVIALMAGLVLFIVMATMMPILEMNNLMSG comes from the coding sequence ATGGCGGCGTTTGAATACAAAGCCCTCAATGCGCAAGGCAAATCTCAAAAAGGTGTGCTTGAGGGGGATAATGCCCGACAGGTACGCAGCCGACTCAAAGAGCAAGGCTTAGTACCGATTGATGTCGTGCCGACGCGAGCAAAAAGTAGTAAAGAAAACGTGTCATCAGCTCAGGCGGCGATGACGTTTAAACGTGGTTTAAGCACACCTGATTTAGCTCTGATCACGCGCCAACTCTCCACGTTAGTCCAATCAGGCATGCCACTTGAAGAGTGTTTACGGGCGGTTTCAGAGCAATCAGAGAAAGCACGAATTCGCACTATGCTATTAGCGGTTCGGGCGAAAGTCGTTGAAGGGCATACGCTAGCAGATGGCCTGGCAGATTACCCTCATATCTTTGATGAGCTTTTTCGCTCAATGGTTGCGGCGGGTGAAAAATCCGGTCACTTAGACAATGTATTAGAGCGCTTGGCGGACTATGCAGAGAATCGACAAAAGATGCGTAGCAAACTTCAGCAAGCTCTGATCTACCCCGTGGTGCTGGTGGTGTTTGCGATCAGTATTGTGGCATTTTTGCTCGCTTCGGTGGTGCCTAAAATTGTTGGCCAGTTTGTGCAAATGGGACAGGCTTTGCCTTTTTCTACTCAGGTATTGATTGCTGCCAGCGAGTTCGTGCAAAACTGGTGGATGCATATTGCGCTGGGCATTATTGCGTTTACCTACCTGTGTCGTTTTGCCCTGACTAAAGCGAGTGTTCGTTTGAGTTGGGATCGTAAAGTGATTGGTATGCCAGTGATTGGTAAAATCGCACGGGGGCTAAATACGGCTCGTTTTGCTCGCACATTGTCGATTTGTACATCGAGTGCGATTCCCATTCTGGAAGGGATGCGGGTAGCGATTGACGTGATGTCGAATCAGTATGTCAAACAGCAGGTGCTGCACGCCGCCGATCGTGTGCGTGAAGGGGCGAGCTTGCGTAAATCACTTGAGCAAACCAAATTGTTTCCGCCAATGATGCTGCATATGATTGCTTCTGGAGAACAGAGTGGTGAACTGGAAGGGATGCTAACGCGTGCCGCCGATAACCAAGATGCCAACTTCGAATCCATGGTGAATATTTCACTCGGGATTTTTACCCCGATTGTGATCGCCCTGATGGCTGGTTTGGTGTTGTTTATCGTGATGGCGACCATGATGCCTATTTTGGAAATGAATAATTTAATGAGTGGTTAA